Part of the Hemibagrus wyckioides isolate EC202008001 linkage group LG09, SWU_Hwy_1.0, whole genome shotgun sequence genome, GTCACTCCTATTGAAGGCTTTGGGGTCATTCCACTGTGAGGGGTCAAACCCTCTGCGCCATGACTTGGGGTTCTGgcaaaatatttacaatttcAAGATCATGTTTTTAAGGATTTCACTGGTTTGATATATCTGTATATTCATTGTGGACAGTACCTGAAGGGGGTAGAGAGCACAGTGTTGGGAGTCTGGACCACCTGCCTCTGTGGGGTGACCCCAGAGAAGTCACTCTCATGCAAAGGTGTGTTTAGACCACCCTTCAGAGGTGTGTCCACATTAGTAAGTGCCATCAGATTCTGGGCTTCCTAAAATgagcatgtaaaaaaaacaacaaccctgGATTAGATAGTGGTAGTTATGGTAAGCATGAAACTATGATCAAAGAGGTTTTACCATGATGttgacagattaaaaaaaaaagaaacacatacCTGTAAAATCTTGTCCTGTGCTGCAGGAGTCTGTGGTGTGCGCAGGGCCATGCTGTTATTGGTGACATTGTACTCAGAAAGCAGAGCACTGGAAGCAGAGTTTGTGATTCCAGACTCTTCGGCGGTTTGCCGAGCGATTTCACTGGCCTGACCGAGTTTCACCACCTCCTCTAGTTCAGAATCCGATATCTAACCAAGAGAGCGTAGTTGTATAAATCTGTATAACCATGCAAATCATCAACAGCAGAATAGATGACTATTCACCTGTGGTGCAGGCAGCACTAGCTTGCTCCTTTTTTTAGTGAACTCGGACACCCCACTAGTCTGCAAAATGGCAGAGGGGAGGTCGgactctttcttcttcttgatcTTCTGTTTATCCTTTTTACGTTCGCGCTCTTCTTTTTCACTAtggcattaaataaaaacaccattAAACTACAGCGGCACACAATAAATCAATGATCTGCAAAAATTTATGTGAGCTGCTTTTATCTTGTATATTGAACCCAAATGTACATGTTCTTTAAAGGGTCCCTCTTGTTAGGTGTCAATGAATCAATCCATAAATCTAACAACGAGTCAATCTAAAAGATTTTTCTACTTTCACACTTTATATGATGTCTGAAAGCATTATTTCAACTTTTTTAAGCATAGAATTGTGTCAAATTTAAACACAAAGCACAAATATTCATATCAACTAATTTAAATAAgcgaaacagcctttatttgtcacatatacattacagcacagtgaaattctttcttcgcatatcccatccttggaggttggggtcagagcgcagggtcagccatgatacggcgcccctggagcagaggggttaagggccttgctcaagggcccaacagtggcaacttggtggtgctggggcttgaacccctgatcttccggtcaacgacccagagccttaaccacttgagccaccactgcccctcaTAAGCATAAGGATTTCATCCAAATACTGCgaataatataaaatgctaTCACGATACCTACAATATCTCTGATGCATCTATTGTGACGATTATATTGAGATCACGACATTGTGCTGCCCTACATGGAAGTATTCTATACAGGGGTGTACCCCTCTCAGTCACTTACTTTCTCAGCTCCCCGTCAAGATGCTGCTGGCGAAGTCTTTTGAAGTCAGGCTCGAGTGGATCGTACTGTTCCATAGAAGTATCGTAAAATCCTGAAGCAGGTTTTTTTTCAAAGGGAATCTCTGCATTGTAGTCTACACCTCGCTTTTTCTTGCGCTTCTTCTGAATATCTATGCCTGCAGCACGCAACTCTCTGCGCTTCTGCAGGGCTGCCAAGCGcctgaggggggaaaaagacgATTAGTGCTCCATAAACTACTAGAAGCTGCTCAGCTAAAATCttagtcactctggataaaaccCAGTGGGTaaatgtgtggggaaaaaaacattacagttCAGTACACAATTTTgtgcacaattttttttatagacttaaaattctctctctctcgcaacTAATCTACCATGTGTCACCTTACCTTGCCTCCTCTAGCTGCTTCTCCCTGGCTTTCCGTTTGGCCTTTTTTCCTTGTGTGTTTGCTAACCTTGCTCTGGCCTCAGACAGCATCTCCAACTCATCTGTGGAAAAAAGACAAGCACTTGATTAACTTTCAGCACATTAATACATGCTCAAAAGAAAGAACCTTCTCAGAAATCAATATAAAAACCTTCATCCATGTCCACAGGGTCTGGCCTGGCTGGCTTTGTTTCAGGGTTTGGGTCAATCTCTCCTGGCTTGAGTTTGCGAGGATCATCATTTGTGTCTTCTTCATTGTCTCTCTGGGCAGCTTTGTCTCTGGGGTCAGAAACAAACAacgtggtttaaaaaaaattgtcaaaCTTTCTTATAATAGACAAGAAAAATGCGCAAGGATGCTTACAGAAGATACTCATAGTGCTCCAGGCACTGTGCTGCAGTTCTGCCGATGATAGGAGCTATCGTTCTCCACTGGGTGGGCATCAGTTTGGCCAAATGAAGAagcttctcttcttcttcacgTGACCATTCTGTTTTCTTGATGCTGGGATCCAGCCATTCATACCTAGTGAAGTTAAACAAAGAAGAGTCATTATTTGATGCATTAAGTTCATGACTTAATACTGGTCTAGAACAGCAAAGTCCAGTGAGGGAAGttttattctgttacagcagaaaTCACAACAGGATATTATTAAATGGTAAACTAATTTTTGTGTTAGAATTATTGGTCAGTTTGCTTGGTCACTATAAAGTGaatgggttaaaaaaaaattaagaactCAAAAGCAAGTACACCAATAAATGATGCTTACATGGACCCAATGACAAAATTAATCGCAATGTGTTCTGTCATGGGTAAgctaggatggatggatgggtgtacagacagacagacacagtgctcagcgtaaatgagtacaccccctttgaaaagtaacatttaaaacaatctctcaatgaacacaaaaacaatttccaaaatgttgacaagtttaacataacatctgtttaacttagaagatgaaagtaaggttaataatataacttagatTACAcattttactcaaattagggagatgcaaaaatgagtaaaCCCCACAAAAAAACTACTACATCTAGTACTTTGTATGGCCTCCATGATTTTTTAATGACAGCACCAAGTTTTCTAGGCATGGAATGAACAAGTCGACATTTTGCAACATCtatctttttccattcttcagTGATGACCTCTTTTAGAGACTGGATgctggatggagagtgatgcTCAACTTCAGTATTTcttcagaattcagaattcCCCATAGGTGTTCGATTGGGGTCAGATCAGGAGACGTACTTGGccactgaatcactttcaccctgttcttcttcagaaatccaacagtggccttagatgtgtgtttatgatcatcATGTTGGAAAAGTGCACGACGACCAAGGGCAAAGAGTGATGGTagcatcttctctttcagtatagagcagtatatctgtgaattcatgatgccatcaatgaaatgcagctccccaataccagcagcactcatgtAGCCCATCATAaggacactgccaccaccatgtttcactgtaggcaccatgcatttttctttgtattcctcACTTTTGCGACGCCATGTAGTTTTGAAGCCATcagttccaaaaacatttatcttggtctcatcactccagagtaTAGAGTCCCAGTAGTCTTCATCTTTGCCAGCATGGGCCCTGGCAAACTCTAGGCAGGCTTTTTTGTGCCTGGGCTTTAGGTGGACGTCACCCGTGCACGCCATTCCTCTGCAGTGTACGCCGTATTGTGTCAAGGGAAACAGTCACCCCAGTTTGGCTTTCTACTTCTTTAGATAACTGCAGTGAACTTGCATGCTGATTTTCTTCAACCCTTCTCATCAGAAGACGCTCCTGTCGAGGTGTTAACTTCCGTGGACGACCTGGACGTCTCTGTGAGATGGTTGCAGTTCCATCTTTTTCAAATTTTTGTACCACTTTTCTACAATATTCTGACTGATAAGTAAAGCTTTGCTAATCTTCTCGTAGCCTTCACCTTTCTCAGGTCTTGTGACATTTCTATTCCAAGGGGTTTTCTTTAAGTAACACCCTTTTATAGTCAACTGTCTGCTGGACACCTGTGTAATGAATAATTACACCTGTGGTTGAATTCTTGTTAAATTAGACATTTGTggtctaaaatttagctttgctccagagactttcagtggggtgtactcatttttgcatcaccctaatttgagtaaaactgaaaattttgttctccAAGTTacattattaaccttactttcatgttataagttaaacagatCGTATATAAAACTcagtcttgtcaacattttggggattgtttttgtgttcattgagataCTGCTTAAAAAGTTACTTTTCAAAAGGTGGTGTACTCATTTACGCTGAGCACTGTACAGTTCAAAAAAACAccactctaaaaaaaaatagccaaaaTATTATCGTACACAAGGGTATTATGAAAATAGTCGGATTGGATCATAAACATAATCCTGTAAATGAATTGGTCCattaaatgttttcttcagatAAAGGGGTTCCTGGATGAAGAATGCATGCCAGGTGTGGGTTGTGCCACGAACGTCCAAGAGCAGATCAGCATGTAAAGGATTAAGAGACAGACTCACCATCTAGCTTTACACTGTTTGGCCGACTTTCTGTGCAGCAGAGAGGCAATACGAGACCACTGATTTTTGCCATATTTCATTACAGCTGCTTTAAGAATCTCATCCTGTAGAGACACAAGGCAAAAAATGGTTGGTTTCATTTCTCTATTTGTTAAACAAAACGTGTTAATGACTTCAATGACAAATGCATCTGAGTTAAGCATGCTAAAACTAGAATAAAGTGCAAGTGTTTCAACTAGAAAGCTGATGTTACTTATACTGTGTACAACATTCCCTTGCAGCCTTTTATACACATGGGCATGTATTTTTCTATCTTAGATATGGCTCCACAATAATATTGTGTTCATAAAGGACAGCCAGGTGATCTGACTTTCTAttaattgtgttatatagtggaCATCATGATCACAATCCATACTAACTTATAAACCTGACTAGTTGAATCACGTGGGTTGGATCCGAAGCGGACTTAAAAACAAGTGTGCCATCTTACTGAAGCTGAAGAATAAAAAGTGACAATAATATGATGTGTCCCTAGAGTCTATTCAAAGGATACAAAAATCCACGAAGCCATAATACACTGGAACAGCTTGTTCATCTGTCTACTCGCAGAAAAGTTCCAGATACAGTCCGGTATTGTAGTTAGCCAGCTAGCCAGCTTTGTAAGCTAGTGATACATATAGCATTACACATATAAGGCTTTATTAGCTTCACGGCGTGCTTTATGAAGTCattgtgtatatgtttaaaataaaatgcggACCAATGATCCATGTTTACTAATCGATATCTGCTTAAATACCCCCCGAAGCAGTTCAGTTTAAACGTAGAGTTAGCCGAGCTAGTTAGCAATTTTGTTCGGCTATGCTAACTAGCCAGCTAGGTGTTTATCAGCGTACCTCAGTGTTGCGCCAAACGCCACCTTTAATCATAATTCGCGGCATCTTGGCGGTTTAGTCCTCCTATACGTCCCAAGacaatgaattaaaaacaagaacaatTAGACAAACTTTAAAGTATAATGTTATGCTTTGCTtctcagccaaaaaaaaaaaaaatcatgcaaacATGCCACCGTTCACAGCGCGCTGCTGGAGAAGCAATGGCTTCCTTTTGTATGGGTTGCCAAATGCTGAACAAACATTCCGTTGCCGGGGGATCTAGgccaaaataaatacatcatatataataatgaatgtATTGCAGAAAAACTCGTAAggcatttatagttacattgaGACAATTTAGTTCCTATTTTCACTTATAGCAGCTATCAACACTTCCCTCAGCACctgtaaaagtaaacaagacaaaaataaCACTAATAAAATGCAGAGAAATCTTCCATGAATGTTATAGAATTGTCTCCGGATGGAAAGCCTCATCACATCAAaagtatgtttattattaaccaTAGATTATTTGCCGAGTCCCTGTGCATTAGCTGGTATTAAAGAAGCAAAACATATTAAACATACTACATTAAAATAACTCATAACTATgtaacagctttttttttttgtcataaaatGAAATTTAGGCATTCTGATTTGTCATTTCAACGTGCTGCGGTCTAATGTttattatcttttggcattttatAATTCATTGCGTTTTGTTGTTGTAGTAAGAccttattatttgtttattgcttATTCTGTCCTCTTTCAAATTTCAGCCACAAGGCGCGGATATCActgcaatctggcaaccccagGCCTCGCTTTTTCCGTGCGAGTAAACCAGCAAGGTCTCTGAGATTAACATCGCCATCTAGTGATTCCTCTTAGAATAAttgcatgaaaaataaatggacGTCAATATAATCACCCACCTCATCTGTGGAAGTCACTGCACGACATATTTGACTGATCACTGACTGGAAGCTGGGTTTGATTTGCAGACTAGGAGGTGAAGTTCATTTGGAATATCTATGGGTTACATTTCAGTGGCTCATAAAGTTATATTTGTCTTGTGATGCATTTCCTTTTCAAAGAGTGCTCTATCCACCATTGTTTACAGTCAATAAAATATAGATAAACCATTTGGAGATTTCTTTTATGGGAGTTGCTGTTTGCTCGAGCACAGCAAGAGCtattaataatgtattagaGTCAGAAACAAAGCCACCCACTCCTCTGAGCCTCGTGATATAGCGACTGATGTGGCTATTACTTTGTTGGCCATGAAGCACAAATTGTGCCCTAAAGGTCTGCTGTTTTGGTTTATCAAGATAAACTTTCTTTAATGGAATTAAAAAGCGCTCATAATTGAGCTGCAGCGTTGTGTTGCTCGTCTATACCAGGAATGAAAGAGTCTTTATTATAAATGTGATCTCAGCTTGATCTCAGATCTTTGTTTACTTTACGCTGATCTTGGTTTAGGATTTTCCAAGGAGCATCATATCGACAGAAAGACAACTATAGAAACATAGtccaaaaaaaacaccccaacacaacaacaacaacaaaaaacacccgtAAATTATGAACTCGTATAACCTGCTATTAAAGCTTACAGTgcagtataaatatatttatacagcACTGTATATATCTGTAGGCTGTAATACCGGGTTATACAAGTTCCTAGTGTTTGGTTACTTCTGGTCCACTAAGATTGGTCAAGTGGTGATCCAAGAGACTTTCCTGTAACCACACTGGGACATTTCACTGTTTCTATCATTGTAAAATTCCACTGTTTAGTTCGAAACAATTACTACAGTAGTGTTAGTGGACATGACAAACGATACTTTTCTGTAATATAACTTTGGCTTAAAATATGAAAGCTTTGTCagatgaaaaggaagaaaggatggCATTTTTACCAGAAGCACATTTAACAGGAACGTACAATTCTAGCGAGCTGTTCGACAGGCTATAAATTGGGTGGCTTCTTTGAGATCTGTTTCTGCTCGAGGTGAGAATTGTGTTTGAAATGTCACTTACTTTATATTAATTTCTTGTTTATAGAACTGTTTTGTGAAAGCAATATCACACTCGCAATTGTGTGGTTATATTGCGGGCTTGTCCCTACAGACAACTCATAGctgtgctgatattcagtataattGCGTGCTTGCTTGTGTGCTATTTCTTACACCTAGAGATATAAATCTGAAGGCAGCATGGTGTTTGTTGCAGTTCTCACAGCTCCTGGATCCCTGgtttaatcctgagctcaggttttgAGTGTTCTCTTTATGTCTGCATGGTTTTGACTGAAGGTTCTTCAGTTTTCTCACACTTTAAattgtgaatgggtgtgtgcatggtgtcctgtgATCACCTGGCATCCTATTCCGGTTGTACTTCCACCTTTTGCTCAGTGTTGATGGGATCCGGACCTAAATAATTTAttgctgaagatgaataaatgatacATTATAATAGTTTAAAGTAACTGATAACAGGAGTACCAGCATGGGATGGCAAGTGTAACTGGAGCTTGGGTAATAGTAGACCTGGAACAAACCAGAACATTATAAATACAGCTGTTAAAGGTACTTTGGCATGTGTTCAGGGAAACTAGCAGTCACTAACAGACCTGAGCAAGGGGAATCTTCTAACAAAACCAGGTTTCaggtataaattaaaaatgtatatagatATTTCTGGAAATGTGCTCTGTGACCATTATTAAAAGCGCTATAGAAATGATATTGAGGTGTGAACATGACTTCAGGCTATCTACCCTGTACACAAATCAGCCTGGATAAAAGCAGGCAAAGTTTTTTTCATTTAGGAAAAGGTGTTGCTTGGATACACTCTGTTCTGATATAACTGGAATATGTTCTGAGTGCAAATTTACTATTAGTGCCTCATTTATTGTCTGAAACATTATATTAAACTTCTATCAGAAAGGAAGCCGCACCTGAGCTCCACCGCGCAGAGATTTAGCGACACATTGGCTGTGATTCATGAGAAATGTCACGCAGAATAAGCTGTTCCTTCAAGCTAGGATGTCATCTCTGTGCTATTAAATCCTGAGAGAATGCCAAAGTGGCTGTGAGCTGCTATTACAGCATTACTGTTAGATATACTAAGTGCACTAAATGCTGACATGAATGTAGATTTAAAATTTTCCAACAAGTCACAATTTCCACCCTCACCACAAGAGAACTGTCTATTTTTAGGCACGTGTGGCTGAGGTCCTGTCATTTAATGACAGTGATTTATAACCAGAATGCACTACACAGTCACTACcagaaatattggaacatgAATGTGTTACATGAACAACACATGCAGTATGTGATATTTAGAGGTGTATATTGGTTTTGGTACTGAAAGTTTAACATATTGTTTCTCtaatttttaattcaattttaaaggttttattttttctcatccTTAGTACATCACTATACTAAGATCAATATTAACCCACTGGCAGAAGCAACCAGTTGTAATATGCTCTTGTGCCCTCTTCCCTTTTCTGAATTTTTACATTTGTATTGTGTCCCTGATTGTGActatgatgctgatgatgatgatgatgcatttGACTTCGAGttacaaaacaagaaaaaactgGATGCCTCAAGGTCTGCCTTTCGATGGcaacaagctagctagctaacttaggTATGTGAAATTTTGTCAAACATGCTAATTAGTCAAAATGAAAGTACTTgtatatctctatctatctggctacatatatttattttatatatatttggttTGTCCTGGTCAGAATTCTGGATAAAGCAGCATAATATAAGATTTTGCAGGTCATCATCCATTCCTGtacgtttttttttacttaagttattaaatgaaatttaGTAAATTTAGTAAATGGAGCTTCTGAAGAAAAAATACGAAGGCCAATAATTTAACTACATCTTAGGAGTGCCTGAGCTGACTATCAATATATTTGTAGAAAAAGTCacaaaatgtccaaaaaaatccataaacaaCAGCTAAAACAGTATATATGTACTGTATTAGGAATGTAAATGAATCCATCTCGCAAAGGGTCATGGGAAACCTGGAGTGACCTTGGAATTTTGTTTACTCAAGTATAATCCATTGCAGGGCAAAATCACACACCCTACAGAtaatttagaaatgccaatcagcctataatACATGTTTCTGGATTGGGGGAGGAGGCTGAAGTGCCTGAAGGAGACCcctgaagcatggggtgaaCATGAAAACACCTCACAGTCGGTCAagatgggaatcaaacccccaacacTGGAGGTATGAGGCAAACCACTAAACTAATGTGCCCCTGGATGTAACTTAATACAAATAGATAATTTAGATTTGTCAGATATgtgtattatttaaatacaaaatcacacacaaactggagaatgctattctgtttttttttttttgtcaaatctGTCCACTTTTGACACTCCAAACATGAGCTTGAACAGTGGATTAACCCTGGCCTTGATCTTccctgcatgtctgtgtgtccaCTGGTTGTGGATTGAGTGCAGTGACGAATCTGTGGCTTTCATCGATGGCAGGAAAGCTctgctctttgttttttgtgcTGTTTGTTGCCATTGTTCTGAGCAGTCTTGGGGCTGCTTGGTCAtctgtgctgtgatgtgctTCTTTTGTGTAATGTAGGAATGTAACGAAATATGGAAACATTATTTGCAATGAACAGATAATGCATTCTGAACGGGctgaaatacatatataaaaaaaggaaGCACACAATTATTTGTCAGCGGTTTGATCCTGTAGCCTGACCTCAAATGTGGgtataaaaacacatttctatCATATTTCTGTACAAACTGGCCTGGAATTCACAAAAGAAATATTCTTTATTCAGAGAACTTGTCTATAGctcacacagacaacacactgTGCACAGTGCAAAATGACTCTGCTGggcttttaaattaattaatactaAAATATTAACTTGTACATTCATTGcacattttcattatttcatgaGCGTTCTCTAtcattattaaaagaaaatctctgcagaaaatgattataataatgaaatgCTACTTAAATAATCTGATTCTGACTTTGCAGGAACACTGTTTTCCAGCCTTGCAGCAGATTATTAGGTTTCAGATTTTTCTAGAAACAAACCTCAATATGAGAGAAAATCtcgtaaaatattttaactatcTTATACTCTTTGATTCTGCAAAAAAATCGTTATTTTAACAGATTCCCTAGCTCATCTCTCATCAGTCCCATTACATTAAAAGTGCACTTGAGCGATGTAGCTGAGATAAATAAACGTGTGCCCTTCCTTGCTTCGAGACCACGCCCACATTCAGTTTGATCTGAATATAGATACAGATAGCTGCATTTAAAAAGCTTGCCGAAGAGGTCCTGAGTGCCAGGGTATTTGGCACAGAGCAGGGTTATAGAGGATATGgagctgctgtgtgtgagtcACCATCACAGGAGGCTGATGGAAGAGTAGGAGCTGAGGTGAGGCATAAGCTATCACAGGATGTAGAGCATTACGTCTCATGGTTCATAGACACACAGCAGTCTGGGGCACAATGCCGCGAATATACAAGAAGCCATCTTTCTGGGGCATCTCTGGGGCATCTCTGATGAGATAGTGTACGCTACCGTGAAAAATTTAATTGCAGCTCTTTATGGCCTTCACCATCATTGGTTTTCAATTTCTTTTCAGCAACAAGCAGGATATCATGTTGCAATTGTTTTACAATAATGCAAACATAAAACAAGATTATAAATAATCATTAGATAGCTATTCGAAGGCATAATGAGAGTTTATAATAGGATAGGTCCCTATTTTCTGCTCTTTAACAGGAGCAATTGCCTGAGACAGATAGCCTGGTGTTCTACTGCAAAATTAGCAAttttgtctgggttttttttttttttttttttgtggaggttaaaataatatattttttgataTAGGCATATTTTATGCCTTTACAAAATACACAAGTTAAAGTCCTGGGGGGGGTATTTCATGCATATCCATGATTACATACAtgtgaagttaaaaaaaaaagataaaaacataATATGCTACACAACAAACTACTAATACTTTAGATGGAGTATACATGTGTGGGAAGAAGCAGCGTGGAAAGCAGGAGGAAAGATGGAATTTAGAGGTTTAAGACATAATCAGCTTAGTGAAATTGTGTTTCTGACACTGGAACAGAACTAACTCATTAAAACCAGAAACTATACAGGCTCAGGGAGAAGCATTATTATttagaagaataaataaatatgcagaaTACACCATAATGAAATTTTCAAAccagtataaacaaacaaataatataagTTATTTATCACTGAGGCTTATTACTAGAATACTAAACGTGGTATTGTGGGAGTGTAAGAGCTATATGCAAGTGCAAGAGCTCTAAACAAGGAAAGATGACAATATTTTGATCCCCAGTAGCTTGCAATGTGTGCTTTTAGTTCATCACCCTGGTTAAAGATCCTTATAGATTTGTGGCTTTCATTCATGCTGGTGAGATTAGAAGATTCCTGTGATAATGTTTCATATCTGTTATCAGAACACAGCTGTGCTTacgcataaaaataaaaatctaaaacaatGATACtgtctaatttgtctagattagACTAATACTGACTAATATTTGCTCTTGTGTTCACAGGGATTTCCTCTGGGTTGTTTGTCTCATCTCACTGGTCAGAACCAAGCTCTGGTTATGTTAATTTGCTCCTGGGTATGAATGAGCGTGTGAAATATGTGTGAATGATGTTCTGCCATGAACTGGTGTCCCATCTGGGGCTCTGGTTTCAACCTGAtgctaaagatgaatgaatgacaacATGAT contains:
- the cdc5l gene encoding cell division cycle 5-like protein; protein product: MPRIMIKGGVWRNTEDEILKAAVMKYGKNQWSRIASLLHRKSAKQCKARWYEWLDPSIKKTEWSREEEEKLLHLAKLMPTQWRTIAPIIGRTAAQCLEHYEYLLDKAAQRDNEEDTNDDPRKLKPGEIDPNPETKPARPDPVDMDEDELEMLSEARARLANTQGKKAKRKAREKQLEEARRLAALQKRRELRAAGIDIQKKRKKKRGVDYNAEIPFEKKPASGFYDTSMEQYDPLEPDFKRLRQQHLDGELRNEKEERERKKDKQKIKKKKESDLPSAILQTSGVSEFTKKRSKLVLPAPQISDSELEEVVKLGQASEIARQTAEESGITNSASSALLSEYNVTNNSMALRTPQTPAAQDKILQEAQNLMALTNVDTPLKGGLNTPLHESDFSGVTPQRQVVQTPNTVLSTPFRTPSHGAEGLTPHSGMTPKPSIGVTPGRTPLRDKLNINTEEGVVDYTDPAYAKHLQRESREQLKLGLMSLPLPKNDFEIVLPENAEREMEEPEVDESFVEDAADIELRKQVAREAEREKELRQRHTAVQRNLPRPSEVNETILRPQNVEPPLTELQQAEELIKKEMITMIHFDSLHHPHTEVLAKKGKGGGSGSTNSEHVAYLEKTPYEKVAEEELQKAKDLLKQEMEVVKHGMGHGDLSIEAYNQVWEECYSQVLYLAGQSRYTRANLASKKDRIESLEKKLEINRGHMTTEAKRAAKMEKKMKILLGGYQSRAMGLIKQLSDLWDQVEQAHMELHTFQELKKQEDLAIPRRQEALREDVQRQQEREKELQQRFADLLLEKETLLQRSSSEKF